The genomic stretch TTTATTTCAATATTTAGATCTATCATTCCATTCTTTGTCAGCTTTTTCAGATTTGAAAGGGTAATGTTTCCCTTGATGTCGCTGATAAGTATCAATCCGGCTTCTTTTCTGTTTTCTGAAAGATAGGCGATTCCGTTTTCGATAGCGTCTTTGACCTTATGCAGGGTAATTTTCTGACCATTCTTGATAACATGACCTTCTATGTTCTTTCCGTACATTTTACCAAAAATACTCATTGCCAGTTCCGTGCGCCCGGCCCCCATCAAACCGGAAAAACCGACAATCTCTCCTCTGCGGAGATTAAAATTTGCATTATCTATAACGATCTTGGAATCATCCAGCGGATCATATACCTTCCAATCTTTAACTTCGAATACAACATCGCCTATACTAGGTGTTCTTTCCGGAAAACGATTTGTCAATTGTCGTCCGACCATGTGCCTGATGATGTTATCTTCGGTAATCTCTTTATCACCTTTTTCCAAGGTAACAATTGTCTGCCCGTCCCGGAGCACTGTTAGACGGTTGCAGATTTGCGTTAGTTCATGCAACTTGTGAGAAATAATAATGCACGATAATCCTCGTGTCCGATTCAAGTCAACTAGCAGATCAAGCAGATTTTGGGAATCTTTGTCATTCAGCGCGGCGGTCGGTTCATCCAGAATGAGCAGCTTGCACTTTTTGCCGATGGCTTTGGCGATTTCAACCAATTGCTGCTGTCCGACCATAATATCTTTAACTAAAGCGTGATGAGGTATATTAAGCCCGACCATCTTCATTAGCTTGCTTGCTTCTTTCGTTGTAACATCCCAGTCAATGATGCCGTTTTTCTGTCTTTCATTTCCAAGAAAAATATTCTCTGCAACGGTCATATAAGGGTTCAAGGCAAGCTCTTGATGAATGAAGGCTATTCCCAGCTCTTCACTGTCTTTGATCCCTTTAAACCTGCATTCTTTTCCCTCATAAACGATGTCCCCTTCATAGGTTCCGTACGGATGAATACCGCTTAAGACGTTCATCAAGGTGGACTTTCCCGCCCCGTTTTCTCCAACGAGGGCATGAATATTTCCCTTGCTCACTTCAAAGCTTACATTATCCAGAGCCTTAACGCCGGGGAAAATTTTTGTTATGTTTCGCATCTCAAGAATATTTTCAGACATGTGGTTGAATCCTTATTATACCCGGTACAGCAACCAATGGCCGCTGTACCGGGTACGAGAAAAATCAAATCAAGATTACATTATTTCGTCTATAGTGTAGTATCCGGAATCGATCAGCAGTTCTTTGTAATTGTTTTTATCAGCAAAAACCGGATCACACAGGAACGAAGGCACAACCTTTACATTGTTATCGTAGGATTCGGTATCATTTACGGTGACTTTCTTGCCGTCTCCTATCTCACTGACCATGGTAACAACTCTTTCGGCAAGAGTTCTGGTGTCTTTAAAAACTGACATTGACTGTTCACCATTAATCATCATCTTGACATTGATTTTGTCGCAGTCCTGGCCGGTTAGAACGGGGAAGGGTTTGGAAGCAGTACCGTAGCCGGCAGACTTCAAGGATGCAACAATACCCTGAGCAAGGCTGTCGTTGGGGGAAAGAACAACATCGACGTCTTTGTCGGAATAGTAAGCAGTAAGAAGGTTATCCATACGGGCCTGGGCACCCTCCGCTTTCCATGCAGATATTGCGATAACGCTCATATCGGTCTGGCCGGAATTGATTACGAGCTGACCCTTATCAATGTAAGGCTGCAACTGGTCCATGGCGCCCTGGTTAAACAGATAGGCGTTGTTGTCATCGGGGGATCCGCCGAAAACTTCGAGATCGTAGGGGCCTTTTCCGTTTTCAAGACCCAGCTTATCGACAATAAAATTGCCCTGGAGTTCACCTACTTTATAGTTGTCGAAGGTCGCATAATAGTCGACATTCGGTGTATCCATGATCAAGCGGTCATACGCAATGACCAGACAACCTTCTTGCTTTGCCTGGGCCAGGGCGCCTTTCAAGGCAGTACTGTCGATAGAGGCGATTACCAGGATTCTATTTCCGGCGGTAACCAGGTTTTCCAGCTGGGAAACCTGAGTGGCGACCTGGTTGTTGGCATACTGAAGATCTACCTTATAGCCTTTGGCTTCAAGTTTGGTTTTCAGGTACTGACCATCCTGGTTCCATCTTTGCAGCGATTTGGTCGGCATGAGGATTCCGACCTTTTTTTCTACTCCCTGTTCCTGTCCGCCAGCGGCGAAGACAGGAAATGCGAGCAGACTGAGAATTACACATAGAAGTGCGACTCGTAGAGCATTTTTCATACGACTCTCCTTATAGAAAATGTTTTCTAAATTGTAGTACCGTATCATGCTCTTTGATACAGGATTTCTTTTACAATACCTGTTCATTTTTGATGAATAAAGAAAAGTGGAAAC from Marispirochaeta sp. encodes the following:
- a CDS encoding ATP-binding cassette domain-containing protein — encoded protein: MSENILEMRNITKIFPGVKALDNVSFEVSKGNIHALVGENGAGKSTLMNVLSGIHPYGTYEGDIVYEGKECRFKGIKDSEELGIAFIHQELALNPYMTVAENIFLGNERQKNGIIDWDVTTKEASKLMKMVGLNIPHHALVKDIMVGQQQLVEIAKAIGKKCKLLILDEPTAALNDKDSQNLLDLLVDLNRTRGLSCIIISHKLHELTQICNRLTVLRDGQTIVTLEKGDKEITEDNIIRHMVGRQLTNRFPERTPSIGDVVFEVKDWKVYDPLDDSKIVIDNANFNLRRGEIVGFSGLMGAGRTELAMSIFGKMYGKNIEGHVIKNGQKITLHKVKDAIENGIAYLSENRKEAGLILISDIKGNITLSNLKKLTKNGMIDLNIEIKVANEYKNKLNIKTSSIFQKAESLSGGNQQKVCVSKCLFTDPEVLILDEPTRGIDVGAKYEIYKIINQLADEGKSIMFISSELPEILGISDRIYVMNEGRIVDEMPVKEASQEKIMTSIIQSSSGR
- the chvE gene encoding multiple monosaccharide ABC transporter substrate-binding protein, encoding MKNALRVALLCVILSLLAFPVFAAGGQEQGVEKKVGILMPTKSLQRWNQDGQYLKTKLEAKGYKVDLQYANNQVATQVSQLENLVTAGNRILVIASIDSTALKGALAQAKQEGCLVIAYDRLIMDTPNVDYYATFDNYKVGELQGNFIVDKLGLENGKGPYDLEVFGGSPDDNNAYLFNQGAMDQLQPYIDKGQLVINSGQTDMSVIAISAWKAEGAQARMDNLLTAYYSDKDVDVVLSPNDSLAQGIVASLKSAGYGTASKPFPVLTGQDCDKINVKMMINGEQSMSVFKDTRTLAERVVTMVSEIGDGKKVTVNDTESYDNNVKVVPSFLCDPVFADKNNYKELLIDSGYYTIDEIM